The genomic interval ctaatggttagagagtcggactcccaatcgaaaggttgtgagttcgagtcccgggccggcaggaattgtgggtggggggagtgcatgtacagttctctctccaccttcaataccatgacttaggtgcccttgagcaaggcattgaacccccaactgctccctgggcgctgcagcatccaaattctgagtatgggtcaccatacttggctgaatgtcacttcactttcactaattATTAGTTATATAATGGGCAAATGTTACACTTTGGTGATTTAAAAAGAGACGAGAGAGGAGAAGCTGGAAATCTAGAGTGATATTTTCAGATATTTAACGTCTAAATCAGTTTATGCAGACTCAGGTCGTGAGGTTTCTGAGCATGCTGACACTGGCATCAGTAAAATAACATTAAACCTGATTCAAACTGGAATGATTTAACCAAAAGCCTCACACATAAGGTCAACGCAAACATTTCGTGAGAGAATCCAAAAGCATTGAAATGTAATCTCATTTTGTTCCATCACTGTGTGTCTTTAGGGAATCCGCTTATATATTCTTGCATCAGTGGAAGCACCAAATGGAAACTCGCTATAGCAACAAAAGTTCTCCTTTCCTATGAGAATATAAAGCCAAAATCAATTTATACAAGAAATCCTGCTGCATGGTTTCATGGTTTGATTTCCCTAAACACGTCCTTTGGTAATTTTTCACTCACTTCTCAAGGCGGTGTGatttaaaatttgaatttgaaagatTTTGATTTGCGTACTGATCAGGTATTCACTGACTAACGGTCTGACAGagagaacaacaaaacacaagtacaCGAAACTGGTAAGAAGGATACAATTGTAGATTCTTTGTTTTTCAGGTAGAAATTAATTTTCTGCTTAACACACTATGTGCAATGCACCATTTATAGTTTACAGGCAGTGTACACTAAATTAAAGCAGATTTGCTGTGTCGAAACATCTTTCCGAACTCAAAATTTATTATTCCAGTATGGTGCCCAAGCAATTCCGTCATTCAAGCGAAGTCATTTGAAACTCAGGTTATGCTTTTATCGTCTCCAGATTGAGGGTGATCCGATCTGAAAATGCTGCTTGTGTTCTGGAGGTGGTTACATGGCTAAAACAGTtttgattttataaaacattCTCTGATGTTCTGATGTTTTTTTATCTTTACAAGGCTGTGCAAATGCATCTTAAGGTGGTGGCAGTTTTGCAGTAACATTCCCTTTAAGACATATTTGGCAAGAATGTGCATCTATTCTGTGAAAGATAACTCATCAGATCTCTGTTGGGGGCTCTGTCGAAAGATCATGCTCATTCACTAGCACAGTGGTTCTTAACTCTGTTCCTGGATGCCCCCAAACAATGCACATTTTCAATCTCTCCTTTGTCTGATACACCCTTTTCGGGTCTTGGGGTTCTACTAAAGAGCTGATGACCTGAATCAGGTGTGAAACATGCAGAATGTGCAGTGTTGGAGGCTCCACGAACACGGTTGAGATCCATGTTTTGCTGGGGATCAACATGAATACGTTGTTTCACCAGTCAGCCCATTGCAATTCAAGATGGTCTTTTCAGCAGGACTACAAAAATATTCTACCTGACATTTCTAGATGACCTGGACAACACAGACACTGCAGTTCTACTTTTGAGCGAAATATGTTCTGCTCTTTTGTTTTTACCTTGATTAGTTGATTAGTCAGGGATGTTAAACCTTCCCGTGGTCAAGACTACAGACCACCACAGGGAGGCTTGAATGCAGACAGCATGCTCATGGAACCTGAACTGATACAGCTGACACGTTACATCTCATCTCCTGAACTCACCTCGGACAAAACAAGAGCCTCTGTCCAGTGCCCACCTACCTCCTCACATGCTAGCAGGATTTATTTTGTCTCTTTGTCTATGAATCTATCTGCATCTGAGGCAAGTCCTgcattttctttgcctcttttgTTGAAGTGGAGGTGGTGGAGTTGGACTGGAGGACTGTAGATGAGGAGGCAGTGGAAGCAGGAATGGGAGATGGACTTAAGGGAGTGGACAGAACGTTTAAGGTCTGAGTATGGGTAGCAGCTGGCTTCTGTGGCTGTGAAGCAGTGGGAGATGGAGTTGATGAAGGAGAAGGTGATGATGCAGCAACAGCAGGGGCTTTAGCAGGTGTGGCTTGTGTTTGCGATTGGGTCAGAACAGGGGTTGACGGTTCACTTTGGGCTGGGGTATTGATGGGAGAGCTCTGAGTCTGTATGGCATTTGAGGTTTGGGTTTGACTGGAGACTGCAGAACAAGTCGAAGGAGAACCAAGAACCTGGACAGTAGCTGGCATCTGGTCAGCAGCATCTGAATGGCTCTGACCCATCATAGGTTTACTTGGAGTCTGGACGGGAAGCGGACTCTGAATGGAGGTTGAGGTCAGAGTTTGTGCAGCTGCTGGGATCTGGACGGGAGTTGGACACCATCCTTGGGATTGGGTTTGGATGGCCGCTGGTGTTCTAGATTGGGTGGGGGTCTGAATAGGAGTTTGAATAGGGGTTGGGGTTCGAGTTGGGGTGGGGGTTTGAGATGGAGTGATGGTGGGTGTTGAGTTGGTGGTGCAGGACAATGGGGATGGGGAAGGAGGTGTCTGAGAGGGTTTGGACCAGGAATTCTGAGCCAAAGAGGTGCCAGAAGATAAAGTTGGAGAGGTGGAGGTGGACTGAGAAGAAGGAGGGCATAGGTAAGGAGGAGGAGAGGTTGAAGAAGGAGTGCCTGGTTTGACTCGCTGGGTTTGTGGAACCACTAGACCAGAAGATGTGGCCAAAAGGGGTAAAGGAGGGTTGGTGGAACAAAGAGGGGTGTGTTTCGGGGAGGATGAAAAGGGGGCAAGGGGTGACGGGGCTGATTCCAGAGTTGACGTGAGTGGAGGTGTGTGTGCCAGCTGAGAGGGCCACAGCAGGGATGTGTTTGTTAGTCCCTGTGTGGCACCAGGCTGTGGCGAATTTGAGCTCAAAACACCTGCACTTCCTCCTCTAGCAAGTCCTAATGATGAAAGGAAGGGTGCTGGAAGCAGGTTTCCACCAGATGCTTTGCGATGGAGAGGCGGGTGAGGTTGCACACTCGCCCAGCTGCGGTGGGGGAGAGTCGGCTGGGAGGCGGAGAGCAGTCTGGCCTCCTGGGTAAGCCGACCAATCATGGGGAGGCCCTGGGTGCTGCCTCCTCCAACATGACGCAGCAAAGCCTCTTTGGCCCCCTGTGGAGCGGAGCCAACACTGCGCCCTTCAACGGACAGTGGGGCAACTGCTGAGGAGGGAGGCAGGACTTTTTGAACAGGTGATGCTGTGGGCTCCATGTGGAGGCGGAGACTGTGATGAAGCGCTCTTCCATGCTGCAGGGGGGCGGGCACTGACGACGCAGGCGTAGGAGTAGTTTTTGCAACTCCACCCGCTGAAGGAGCCACGGCCACGGTGGTCGGTCCCATAGTGGAGGGCGAGGGTGTAGGTGTTACAGAGGATGGGACTCCTCGGGGGGGCATCCCACCCATTACGCTTATGAGGGAGCTGAGTGACTGCCGAGGGGGTAGTATGGGTGGCCGGGGAGGAGAAAGCGGGCAGAATGAGGGTGATGGGGAGATGGAAATAGCGGAGGGAAGGAAGATGGCAGCTCCAAGGGCATGTTGTTGttgtagctgctgctgctgctgctgcatcaaAGCAATGGCCACACTGGTGGTGGCAGCGGCCGTCTGCAGGGGAGCGTGGACCAGCGGTGCCCAGATCACCGGATGGGGTCGGGGTGAGACCGTGCCTCCTGTGGAGCCTCGGGTGCCAGCTGCGATGTCCTGCATGGTCGGCATGCTATCATGCTTCACGATCTGCTGGACCAGAACACTGTCACAAGAACCCAGACCGGctgctcctgctcctcctccGCGGCTCCCTCCACCCCGTCCCAAACTGCTGCCTGCTACAGATCCTCCCTGTGAGGTCTTGTGCAACAAAATCGAGTTCTTCTTACCTGTGAGAAAACGAAATTCAGAATAGGGTTAGGACAGTAAGGAAATAACTGAACATGGTTATTAATGTGGTCATCAAATTAACACAGACAcaaaattaaaggaatatttcaagtCTCAATTATTTGCTCACGTCTCATAAGGACTCATGTtgttattttctaatttttttcagTTCCCATTCACTTTCTGTGTACCATAAAGATTTTggatatgggtttggaatgacatgaaggtgagtaaattcaTCTCTCTTGAACTACAAAAGTCGTAAAAGGAGCAGGAAGGTTTTACCGATGCGATCAAGTCTGTCCACCGCCACCGTCTCGAAGGCCCGTCTCATCATGGGATGCTCTTCCAGAACCTCATTGAAACTATCCACACTGAGGGAGTAAAGTCGACAGTATGTATCTGCTCGGACACTAGCTGTCCGCCTGCCACGAGTCAACAGACAGATCTCTGAGGGATGGAGAAAGACCACAAGGAGGTTAGAAAGGAATCTATAGGACAATACACCTGGTTTGGAGAGCTTACAACAAATATCTGACATCAACCACTTCACAATCAGCCTAAAAACTCACCTCCAAAATATGACCCATCGCTAAGCTTGGTCTCCTTGTTCCCACGTGTAAGTATGCTGACCCGTCCATGCTGGATGAAATACATTTTACGGCCAATGGTTCCCTCACGAATGATGAAGTCATGGGGCTGGAACACCTCAAACTTCAGCTTCGTTAGCACCGCTGTCACGAAGTTTGGGTCGGCGTTAGCGAAGAGAGGCATGTTAGCCACCAAGCTTCGGCAGTTGAAGCTAACAATTTCCTGTTAAGGTCACAGTACAAAAACATGCATTAATTAGCTGGTTAAAATTTGTAAAATGCAAAAACTCACTCTTACCTACTAGCACTTACTAACACAACAAATTTCATTAGATTCAAATACAAACTAAATTAGTCCTGCGATATCTGCTTGTGTCTGAAAACACAAAGAATATCAACCTAATGCATGAAAAGAGCTTAGAAGTCAACTTTAGGTAGTCATGAGTTTAGTGCAAACCTCCTTTAAGGGCTCGCTCAGCTCTCCCAGAATGTTATCCTCGTCAAACATCTTGCCCTGGTAGCGATGTTCATAATAC from Carassius carassius unplaced genomic scaffold, fCarCar2.1 SCAFFOLD_75, whole genome shotgun sequence carries:
- the LOC132134190 gene encoding potassium/sodium hyperpolarization-activated cyclic nucleotide-gated channel 3, with the protein product MLLLMVGNLIVLPVGITFFKDENTPPWIIFNVVSDTLFLVDLVLNFRTGIVKEDSTEILLDPKAICQRYLKSWFLVDFVSSIPVDYIFLMVDLEAHLDSEVYRTARALRIVRFTKILSLLRLLRLSRLIRYIHQWEEIFHMTYDLASAMVRIVNLIGMMLLLCHWDGCLQFLVPMLQDFPPDCWVSINNMVNDTWGIQYSYALFKAMSHMLCIGYGAQAPEGMTDVWLTMLSMIVGATCYAMFIGHATALIQSLDSSRRQYQEKYKQVEQYMSFHKLPADVRQKIHEYYEHRYQGKMFDEDNILGELSEPLKEEIVSFNCRSLVANMPLFANADPNFVTAVLTKLKFEVFQPHDFIIREGTIGRKMYFIQHGRVSILTRGNKETKLSDGSYFGEICLLTRGRRTASVRADTYCRLYSLSVDSFNEVLEEHPMMRRAFETVAVDRLDRIGKKNSILLHKTSQGGSVAGSSLGRGGGSRGGGAGAAGLGSCDSVLVQQIVKHDSMPTMQDIAAGTRGSTGGTVSPRPHPVIWAPLVHAPLQTAAATTSVAIALMQQQQQQLQQQHALGAAIFLPSAISISPSPSFCPLSPPRPPILPPRQSLSSLISVMGGMPPRGVPSSVTPTPSPSTMGPTTVAVAPSAGGVAKTTPTPASSVPAPLQHGRALHHSLRLHMEPTASPVQKVLPPSSAVAPLSVEGRSVGSAPQGAKEALLRHVGGGSTQGLPMIGRLTQEARLLSASQPTLPHRSWASVQPHPPLHRKASGGNLLPAPFLSSLGLARGGSAGVLSSNSPQPGATQGLTNTSLLWPSQLAHTPPLTSTLESAPSPLAPFSSSPKHTPLCSTNPPLPLLATSSGLVVPQTQRVKPGTPSSTSPPPYLCPPSSQSTSTSPTLSSGTSLAQNSWSKPSQTPPSPSPLSCTTNSTPTITPSQTPTPTRTPTPIQTPIQTPTQSRTPAAIQTQSQGWCPTPVQIPAAAQTLTSTSIQSPLPVQTPSKPMMGQSHSDAADQMPATVQVLGSPSTCSAVSSQTQTSNAIQTQSSPINTPAQSEPSTPVLTQSQTQATPAKAPAVAASSPSPSSTPSPTASQPQKPAATHTQTLNVLSTPLSPSPIPASTASSSTVLQSNSTTSTSTKEAKKMQDLPQMQIDS